Proteins from a genomic interval of Oryctolagus cuniculus chromosome 8, mOryCun1.1, whole genome shotgun sequence:
- the LOC100343994 gene encoding transmembrane protease serine 11B-like protein — protein sequence MYRPVTASRTSLPLWMIALIVFGVLAILGITIGLLVHFLAVENKTYYYQGSFKVLDIPNNRNYERETSPENNYLSKILETRMTDAFQRSNIYRQYINSQVTTLVPDNNSVTAHIWLVFKSTTSNKENTRRRIESILRQMLRSDSGSLTTDPNSLSLMEISKVDAERIINNRCGRRAKMSATYDRIKGGSNAQEGEWPWQASLKMDGRHYCGASLISERYLVTAAHCFQKTKNPRNFTVSFGTEVIPPYMQRYVQQIIIHENYIKGEHHDDIAIILLTEKVSFTNDVHRVCLPEATQVFSPGEGVVVTGWGAFIYDGDEFPVLLQKAPVKIIDTNTCNAREAYNGMILDTMLCAGYMEGNIDACQGDSGGPLVHPNSRNIWYLVGIVSWGVECGQLNKPGVYTRVTSYRNWIASKTGL from the exons AAAACAAGACCTATTACTATCAAGGTAGCTTTAAAGTGTTGGATATCCCAAATAATAGGAATTATGAAAGGGAGACATCACCAGAAAATAACTATCTTAGCAAAATCCTTGAGACCAGG ATGACTGATGCATTTCAACGTTCTAATATTTACAGACAATATATCAATTCTCAAGTCACAACACTGGT TCCTGATAACAACAGTGTGACAGCACATATATGGCTGGTCTTCAAGTCTACCACATCAAATAaggaaaacacaagaagaagaatcGAAAGCATCTTACGTCAGATGCTGAGGAGCGACTCAGGATCCTTGACTACAGACCCGAACTCTCTGAGCCTCATGG AAATCAGTAAGGTTGATGCTGAAAGGATTATCAACAACC GCTGTGGGAGACGAGCAAAGATGTCAGCTACGTATGATAGAATCAAGGGAGGCTCCAACGCTCAGGAAGGAGAATGGCCGTGGCAAGCTAGTCTCAAGATGGATGGCCGACACTACTGCGGGGCGTCGCTGATCAGTGAGAGATACCTGGTGACTGCGGCTCACTGCTTTCAAAA gacCAAAAATCCAAGAAACTTTACTGTCAGCTTTGGCACTGAAGTAATACCCCCCTACATGCAACGTTATGTTCAACAAATCATTATTCATGAAAACTATATCAAGGGTGAACATCATGATGATATTGCAATTATATTGCTCACTGAAAAAGTTTCATTTACGAATGATGTACACCGAGTTTGTCTTCCTGAAGCCACACAGGTTTTCTCACCAGGTGAAGGAGTTGTTGTTACAGGATGGGGAGCATTTATATATGATGGTG ACGAATTCCCCGTGTTGCTTCAGAAAGCACCTGTGAAGATTATTGACACAAACACCTGTAATGCCAGAGAAGCGTACAATGGTATGATACTGGACACAATGCTGTGTGCGGGGTACATGGAAGGAAATATTGATGCCTGCCAG ggTGACTCTGGAGGGCCACTGGTTCATCCCAATTCTCGAAATATCTGGTACCTTGTTGGAATAGTGAGCTGGGGAGTTGAATGTGGCCAACTCAATAAGCCCGGGGTCTACACACGAGTGACCTCCTACCGCAACTGGATTGCCTCCAAGACTGGTCTCTAA